Proteins from a single region of Vicia villosa cultivar HV-30 ecotype Madison, WI unplaced genomic scaffold, Vvil1.0 ctg.001429F_1_1, whole genome shotgun sequence:
- the LOC131635112 gene encoding uncharacterized protein LOC131635112 — MASLRASSLPCVEKIEGGVALLIRVSEVETLATMEAELYCYENLSELVTVGDSVMVVRIRLGSLRGLLVSEEKLYVTNFVRLVEVGYGIWLEVVGEVYFSGLKGLCRAECDLVNTGLDARDRHRVSDRFITVMSRFELANKKTSIITDDSLWTKSAAKRTRFRRFSIMKHKKVKRFRPTIPGFNNTPTGIRIPLSEISQPPSSQQNRNMLPQTRPSCTKHGIHIPPKLLEINNISTNLLSSFSLAVAKQGRENLNPATLIQPGQKSMNPSDTDAHIMLTYDHFNIYNSLNFISPTVHIGESSQTPSNPITCNVFKPTVNIDFESDNESDDDNDSDYDPFLVDESSDDESLEDDDNTPPFSTANQPQANTEEYFDLGDARMECGYCNALMWYQERKDKHKHFANPNKSFQTNLRTYNMMFAFISPGAKLDNKFNNGRGPPMIRIQGQCCHRIGSLLPLDGQRPKFAQLYIYDTENEVSNRMDILRNKDNIDEQIVGKLSEMSYKYNIHAKSFLMARQRLNEGNVHNLKLRLIANRTTDGRVYNQPTVSEVAALIVGDIDTGEEKDIIMQKQGGKLKRIDEFHASYLAFQYPLIFPYGEDGYRPNVAHRDLDIFDDNPRSRLTIREWLAFRIQTRSHEGRTLLSSRRLFQQFLVDGYTMLEGERLKWLRNNQSKLIVSKYNNLNQDGDESQTEGSSTGKRVILPSSYVGSRRFMDQLYYDGMAICSKVGFPDLFITFTCNPNWPEIQRALTPLNMKAHDRPDIIARVF, encoded by the exons ATGGCATCACTGAGAGCTTCATCGTTGCCATGTGTTGAGAAGATTGAGGGAGGTGTAGCTCTGTTGATTAGAGTTTCAGAGGTTGAAACTCTAGCAACAATGGAAGCTGAGCTTTA TTGTTATGAAAATCTGTCGGAGTTAGTTACAGTTGGGGATTCTGTTATGGTTGTTAGGATTCGGTTGGGATCT TTGAGAGGTTTGTTAGTTAGTGAGGAGAAGTTATATGTAACTAATTTTGTTAGGTTAGTTGAAGTTGGTTATGGAATTTGGTTAGAGGTTGTTGGTGAG gtttatttttctggtttgaaaGGTTTATGCAGGGCTGAATGTGATTTAGTGAAT ACAGGTTTGGATGCACGGGACAGACACCGAGTTTCAGACAGATTCATTACGGTTATGTCGCGTTTTGAGCTT GCCAACAAAAAAACTTCTATTATAACTGATGATTCATTATGGACGAAATCAGCCGCTAAACGAACTAGGTTCCGTCGATTTAGCATTATGAAGCATAAGAAAGTCAAAAGATTTAGACCAACAATTCCTGGATTTAACAATACCCCTACCGGCATTAGGATTCCACTGTCTGAAATAAGTCAACCACCTTCTTCTCAACAAAACCGAAACATGTTGCCACAGACTCGACCCTCTTGTACTAAACATGGAATTCACATACCTCCTAAACTGTTGGAAATTAATAACATCAGCACAAACCTACTTTCATCCTTTTCCCTAGCTGTAGCAAAACAAGGAAGAGAGAATCTAAACCCTGCTACACTTATACAACCTGGGCAGAAATCAATGAATCCCTCCGATACA GATGCACATATCATGCTAACCTATGATCATTTCAATATTTACAACTCTCTCAATTTCATCTCTCCAACAGTACATATTGGAGAAAGTTCACAAACTCCATCAAATCCTATTACATGCAATGTTTTTAAACCAACTGTTAACATTGATTTTGAAAGCGACAACGAGAGTGATGACGATAATGATTCTGATTATGACCCTTTCTTAG TGGACGAATCATCTGATGATGAAAGTCTAGAAGATGACGACAACACTCCTCCATTCTCAACTGCTAACCAACCACAAGCTAACACTGAAG AATATTTCGATCTTGGAGATGCGAGAATGGAGTGTGGATATTGCAATGCATTAATGTGGTATCAAGAAAGGAAGGACAAGCACAAACATTTTGCAAATCCAAA TAAAAGTTTTCAAACAAATTTGCGAACATACAACATGATGTTTGCGTTCATATCTCCTGGTGCTAAGTTggacaacaaattcaacaatggTCGTGGCCCGCCAATGATTCGCATCCAAGGTCAGTGTTGCCACAGAATTGGGAGTTTATTGCCACTAGATGGTCAACGACCTAAATTTGCTCAGCTGTACATATATGATACAGAAAATGAAGTTTCAAATAGAATGGATATTCTACG CAACAAGGACAACATTGATGAACAAATTGTTGGCAAATTGTCTGAAATGTCGTACAAGTATAACATACATGCCAAGAGTTTCCTGATGGCAAGACAAAGACTTAATGAAGGAAATGTTCACAATCTAAAACTCAGGTTAATAGCAAATAGAACCACAGATGGAAGAGTGTACAACCAACCTACTGTTTCTGAGGTGGCAGCCTTGATTGTTGGTGACATTGATACGGGAGAAGAAAAAGACATTATTATGCAAAAACAAGGGGGAAAACTTAAACGCATTGATGAGTTCCATGCAAGCTACCTCGCCTTCCAATATCCTTTAATATTTCCATATGGAGAAGATGGTTATAGACCAAATGTTGCACACAGAGATCTTGACATATTTGATGATAATCCTAGGAGTAGGCTGACTATAAGAGAATGGCTAGCTTTTCGAATCCAAACTCGGTCGCATGAAGGAAGAACTCTTTTATCATCGAGAAGGTTGTTTCAACAatttctggtggatggttacacaATGCTAGAAGGAGAGAGGTTGAAATGGCTTAGAAATAATCAGTCTAAACTTATAGTGTCTAAGTATAACAATCTAAACCAAGATGGAGATGAAAGCCAAACTGAAGGTTCATCGACTGGAAAAAGAGTAATTTTACCGTCATCATATGTTGGTAGTAGGAGATTTATGGATCAATTATACTATGATGGAATGGCTATATGTAGTAAAGTGGGATTTCCAGACCTATTTATTACTTTCACTTGCAACCCGAATTGGCCGGAAATTCAAAGAGCTTTAACACCTCTAAACATGAAGGCACATGATAGACCTGACATCATTGCTAGG GTGTTTTAG
- the LOC131635111 gene encoding uncharacterized protein LOC131635111, with protein MYTIEFQKRGLPHAHILIFLHPYNKYLDPSDIDRIISVEVPDPVKQPRLYNLVKAHMVHGPCGLANPKCSCMKDGRCTKFYPKKFQDVRIFNQGGYPVYIRRDNGHKINKNGIQLHSGHVVPYNPSLLMKYVSPSEACWRIFSYSIHGRKPDVERLFFHLEGENPVDYKEFEQIGDVLLKASVTESMFTSWFDVNKEYAEAKSLTYGQFVSKFVYVKKTRTWKPRKRGYTIGRLVWVPPATGELYYMRMLLTVKKGPTSYDDLKTFEGVKHKSFREACFAMGFL; from the exons ATGTACACAATCGAGTTCCAAAAGAGAGGCTTGCCACATGCCCATATTCTTATATTCTTGCATCCATATAATAAATATCTTGACCCAAGTGATATCGATAGGATAATTTCAGTTGAGGTTCCAGATCCCGTGAAACAACCGAGGTTGTATAATCTGGTCAAAGCGCACATGGTTCATGGTCCTTGCGGTTTGGCAAATCCAAAATGTTCATGCATGAAGGATGGAAGGTGTACAAAGTTTTATCCAAAGAAGTTCCAAGATGTTAGGATATTTAATCAAGGTGGATATCCAGTATACATAAGAAGAGATAATGGGCATAAGATTAATAAGAATGGAATACAACTTCATAGCGGTCATGTTGTACCATACAATCCGAGTTTACTAATGAA ATATGTGTCTCCAAGTGAAGCATGTTGGAGAATCTTTTCATATTCTATTCATGGGAGGAAACCAGATGTTGAaagattgttttttcatttggaaGGTGAAAATCCAGTGGACTACAAAGAATTTGAACAAATAGGAGATGTCCTTCTTAAAGCAAGTGTAACTGAATCAATGTTTACTTCATGGTTTGATGTAAATAAAGAATATGCGGAAGCGAAATCATTGACATATGGCCAATTTGTCTCTAAATTTGTTTATGTCAAAAAAACAAGGACCTGGAAACCAAGGAAACGGGGTTACACCATTGGTAGGTTAGTTTGGGTCCCACCGGCAACAGGAGAATTGTATtatatgaggatgttgttgactgTTAAAAAAGGACCAACAAGTTATGATGATCTCAAAACATTTGAAGGTGTTAAACATAAAAGTTTTCGGGAAGCATGCTTTGCAATGGGGTTTCTATAA